One genomic segment of Bifidobacterium breve DSM 20213 = JCM 1192 includes these proteins:
- a CDS encoding MATE family efflux transporter, protein MMSSNTMRTATENANMTGSMSGAAAEKHMPDATGPSQPANAEASGRPASSRRASSTYRRAKLTVFGSLKAELLKLWSLNSTKVLLGIAVALMLAMSALSAWSVTFMASTDLNTGKTLDNPKPISAADLWAVLASSGSTAALVIGIFGVMAITSEYTTSAVQSSLTVNPRRGMFYATKSVATALFALVAGIVGILLAAGVLWLFTRGHDITALTSDQSRIIPVTLIGFPLTIVLVSLMAQGLGGMTRSTVGGVCALIVLFMVLSSVLSITSMAINQVEWLGTLSYLTPDTAMNHFLGAGIESSSQSTLAAAVKPNYWIPDWWQSGLILLAWAAAAWAGGLIVTKKADIK, encoded by the coding sequence ATGATGAGCTCCAATACCATGAGAACGGCCACGGAAAACGCCAATATGACCGGCAGTATGAGTGGTGCAGCTGCTGAAAAGCATATGCCTGATGCGACCGGACCCAGCCAACCTGCCAACGCAGAGGCTTCCGGCCGTCCTGCCTCTAGCCGTCGTGCCAGCAGCACGTACCGTCGTGCCAAGCTCACTGTGTTCGGCTCGCTAAAAGCCGAATTGCTGAAACTGTGGTCACTGAACTCCACCAAGGTGCTGTTGGGTATTGCGGTCGCGCTCATGCTGGCTATGTCCGCGTTGAGCGCTTGGAGTGTGACCTTCATGGCGTCTACGGATTTGAACACTGGCAAGACGCTGGACAATCCCAAGCCCATATCCGCCGCAGATCTGTGGGCGGTACTGGCTTCTTCCGGCTCGACCGCGGCGCTGGTCATCGGCATTTTCGGCGTGATGGCCATCACCAGCGAATACACCACATCAGCCGTGCAATCCAGTCTGACGGTCAACCCCAGGCGCGGCATGTTCTATGCCACTAAGTCCGTGGCCACGGCCCTGTTTGCGCTGGTTGCTGGTATTGTCGGCATTCTGCTGGCCGCAGGTGTGCTCTGGCTATTCACTCGAGGCCATGACATTACGGCGCTGACCAGCGATCAAAGTCGAATCATTCCTGTCACGTTGATCGGCTTCCCTCTGACTATTGTGCTGGTGTCCCTGATGGCGCAGGGACTTGGCGGCATGACCCGTTCCACAGTGGGCGGCGTATGCGCGCTGATCGTGCTCTTCATGGTGCTCTCGTCAGTACTGTCCATCACATCGATGGCCATTAACCAGGTCGAATGGCTTGGCACTTTGTCCTATCTGACACCGGACACCGCCATGAATCATTTCCTCGGCGCTGGTATAGAAAGCAGCTCGCAGTCCACCCTTGCCGCAGCCGTTAAACCGAACTACTGGATTCCCGATTGGTGGCAGTCCGGCCTGATCCTCCTCGCCTGGGCCGCCGCAGCATGGGCTGGCGGACTCATCGTCACCAAAAAAGCGGACATCAAGTAG
- the gatC gene encoding Asp-tRNA(Asn)/Glu-tRNA(Gln) amidotransferase subunit GatC yields MPTFSREEIVHLGDLARIALTDEEITRLQGELNVIADSINKVQEVASDDVPPTANPVPLEAYLRPDVAETPLTQEEALAGGPKTEAGMFVAPRILGSEE; encoded by the coding sequence ATGCCAACATTTTCACGCGAAGAAATCGTGCATTTGGGCGATCTGGCCCGAATCGCGCTCACCGATGAGGAAATCACCCGTCTGCAGGGCGAACTGAACGTCATCGCAGACTCCATCAACAAGGTCCAGGAAGTCGCCTCCGACGATGTGCCGCCGACCGCCAACCCGGTTCCGCTGGAAGCCTACCTGCGCCCAGACGTCGCCGAAACCCCGCTCACGCAGGAAGAGGCGCTCGCCGGTGGCCCGAAGACCGAGGCCGGCATGTTCGTGGCACCGCGAATCCTGGGAAGCGAGGAGTAA
- the gatA gene encoding Asp-tRNA(Asn)/Glu-tRNA(Gln) amidotransferase subunit GatA: MSNETATLVKLSAAEQAAAIKKGDVTSRELVEAHLKVIEAAEPSIKAFLKVSGDVALEQADAFDAKSAEDKAALPELAGVPIAIKDMIVTKGIETTAASKILEGWVPPYDATVIEKLKAAGMPILGKTNLDEFAQGSSTEHSAYQTTHNPWDTERVPGGSGGGSASAVAAFEAPIALGTDTGGSIRQPGALTGTVGVKPTYGGVSRFGAIAMASSLDQIGPVSRTVLDSALLQEIIGGHDKRDSTSIPEGPRPMVAAAREGAKRDLKGMKVGLIKELGGDGFQPGVEARFNEAVDKLKEMGAEVVEVSCPHIGYSLGAYYIIMPSEVSSNLARYDGMRYGLRVMPPAGVPQTAANMMAYTREAGFGDEVKRRIILGTYALSAGYYDAWYGSAQKVRTLIIEDFKKAFEQVDVLISPTSPSTAFKFGEKMNDPLAMYVNDIATIPANLAGMPAMSIPAGLSDDGLPVGFQFIAPQQRDEVMYKPAAALEAALEDSWNGPIWNDLKTPWLDGLGK, translated from the coding sequence ATGAGCAACGAAACCGCAACTCTTGTCAAACTGTCTGCTGCCGAGCAGGCCGCTGCCATCAAGAAGGGCGACGTCACCTCTCGCGAGCTCGTCGAAGCCCACCTCAAGGTGATCGAAGCCGCTGAGCCGTCTATCAAGGCCTTCCTGAAGGTTTCCGGCGATGTGGCTCTCGAGCAGGCCGACGCCTTCGACGCCAAGTCCGCCGAAGACAAGGCCGCCCTGCCCGAGCTGGCCGGTGTGCCGATCGCCATCAAGGACATGATCGTCACCAAGGGCATCGAAACCACCGCCGCCTCCAAGATCCTCGAGGGCTGGGTGCCGCCGTACGACGCCACCGTCATCGAAAAGCTCAAGGCCGCCGGCATGCCGATCCTCGGCAAGACCAACCTCGACGAATTCGCCCAGGGCTCCTCCACCGAGCACTCCGCCTACCAAACCACCCACAACCCGTGGGACACCGAGCGCGTGCCCGGCGGTTCCGGTGGTGGCTCCGCCTCCGCGGTCGCCGCATTCGAGGCCCCGATCGCCCTCGGCACCGACACCGGTGGATCGATCCGTCAGCCCGGCGCCCTGACCGGCACCGTGGGCGTCAAACCCACCTACGGCGGCGTCTCCCGTTTCGGGGCCATCGCCATGGCCTCCTCGCTCGACCAGATCGGCCCGGTCTCCCGCACCGTGCTCGACTCCGCCCTGCTGCAGGAGATTATCGGTGGCCACGACAAGCGTGATTCCACCTCCATTCCCGAAGGCCCGCGCCCGATGGTCGCCGCCGCCCGCGAAGGCGCCAAGCGTGACCTCAAGGGCATGAAGGTCGGCCTCATCAAGGAACTCGGTGGCGACGGCTTCCAGCCCGGCGTCGAGGCTCGCTTCAACGAGGCCGTCGACAAGCTCAAGGAAATGGGCGCCGAGGTCGTTGAGGTCTCCTGCCCGCACATCGGATACTCGCTGGGCGCCTACTACATCATCATGCCGTCCGAGGTCAGCTCCAACCTGGCCCGTTACGATGGCATGCGCTACGGTCTGCGCGTCATGCCGCCGGCCGGCGTGCCCCAGACCGCCGCCAACATGATGGCCTACACCCGTGAGGCCGGCTTCGGCGACGAGGTCAAGCGCCGCATCATCCTCGGCACCTACGCCCTGTCCGCCGGTTACTACGACGCCTGGTACGGCTCGGCCCAAAAGGTCCGTACGCTCATCATCGAGGACTTCAAGAAGGCCTTCGAACAGGTCGATGTGCTGATCTCGCCTACCAGCCCGTCTACCGCCTTCAAGTTCGGCGAGAAGATGAACGATCCGCTGGCCATGTACGTCAACGACATCGCCACGATTCCGGCCAACCTTGCCGGTATGCCCGCCATGTCCATCCCGGCCGGCCTGTCCGACGACGGCCTGCCCGTCGGCTTCCAGTTCATCGCCCCGCAGCAGCGCGACGAAGTCATGTACAAGCCGGCGGCGGCCCTGGAAGCCGCGCTGGAAGACAGCTGGAACGGCCCGATCTGGAACGACCTCAAGACCCCGTGGCTTGACGGTCTGGGCAAGTGA
- the gatB gene encoding Asp-tRNA(Asn)/Glu-tRNA(Gln) amidotransferase subunit GatB, with the protein MAEKLMKYADATKKYDVVFGLETHVELSTNTKLFCPAHIEFGGEPNTELTPVSLGLPGSLPVINKTAVDYAIKLGLALHCEIAEWSQFARKNYFYPDMPRDYQISQYDKPTNGNGYLDVELEDGTVFRVPIERAHIEDDAGKNTHVGGADGRIEGADHSLVDYNRAGVPLIEIVTKPIEGAGDRAPEIAGAYVRAIRDIVRALNISHARMEQGNMRADVNVSLRPSADAPYGIRSETKNVNSFRGIEKTIQYEIRRQAARLDEGKEILQETRHWDEATQTTAGGRLKSDADDYRYFPDPDLVMLHITKEHIEEMKAQMPEMPRERRNRLKSEWGLSDLQMRDILNADALDLIEETVKAGAKAAGARKWWLGELSREANAKGVSLEELPITPADVAEVEKLIASGKLNDKLAKQTVEGVLKGEGTPDEVVKKHDYKIVEDNGAIETAVEAAFEANPDVVEKLKSGNMKPMGVIIGAVMKATRGQADAKAVTKVVMSKIKG; encoded by the coding sequence ATGGCTGAAAAACTGATGAAGTACGCCGATGCCACCAAGAAGTACGATGTGGTCTTCGGTCTGGAAACCCACGTGGAGCTGTCCACGAACACCAAGCTGTTCTGCCCGGCCCACATCGAGTTCGGCGGCGAGCCGAACACCGAACTGACCCCGGTGAGCCTCGGTCTGCCGGGAAGCCTGCCGGTGATCAACAAGACCGCCGTCGATTACGCCATCAAGCTGGGCCTTGCCCTGCACTGCGAAATCGCCGAGTGGAGCCAGTTCGCCCGTAAGAACTACTTCTACCCGGATATGCCGCGTGACTACCAGATCTCGCAGTACGACAAGCCCACCAACGGCAACGGCTATCTGGACGTTGAGCTGGAAGACGGCACCGTGTTCCGTGTGCCGATCGAGCGCGCCCACATCGAGGACGACGCCGGCAAGAACACCCACGTGGGTGGCGCCGACGGCCGTATCGAGGGTGCCGACCACTCGCTGGTCGACTACAACCGCGCTGGTGTGCCGCTGATCGAGATTGTGACCAAGCCGATCGAGGGTGCGGGCGACCGCGCTCCCGAAATCGCTGGTGCTTATGTTCGCGCTATCCGCGACATCGTGCGCGCGCTGAACATCTCCCACGCCCGCATGGAACAGGGCAACATGCGCGCCGACGTGAACGTTTCGCTGCGCCCGAGCGCCGATGCCCCGTACGGCATCCGTTCCGAAACCAAGAACGTGAACTCGTTCCGTGGCATCGAGAAGACCATTCAGTACGAGATTCGCCGTCAGGCCGCGCGCCTCGACGAAGGCAAGGAGATTCTGCAGGAGACCCGCCACTGGGATGAGGCTACGCAGACCACCGCTGGCGGCCGTCTGAAGTCCGATGCCGACGACTACCGTTACTTCCCGGACCCCGACCTCGTCATGCTCCACATCACCAAGGAGCACATCGAGGAGATGAAGGCCCAGATGCCGGAAATGCCGCGCGAGCGCCGCAACCGCCTCAAGTCCGAGTGGGGCCTGAGTGATCTGCAGATGCGCGACATCCTCAACGCCGACGCCCTCGACCTGATTGAGGAAACCGTCAAGGCCGGTGCCAAGGCGGCCGGTGCGCGCAAGTGGTGGCTGGGCGAGCTTTCCCGCGAAGCCAACGCCAAGGGTGTGTCCCTCGAAGAGCTGCCGATCACCCCGGCCGACGTGGCCGAAGTCGAGAAGCTCATCGCCTCCGGCAAGCTCAACGACAAGCTCGCCAAGCAGACCGTCGAAGGCGTGCTCAAGGGCGAAGGCACTCCGGATGAAGTCGTCAAGAAGCACGACTACAAGATCGTCGAAGACAACGGTGCCATCGAGACGGCCGTCGAAGCGGCGTTCGAGGCGAACCCGGACGTGGTCGAGAAGCTCAAGAGCGGCAACATGAAGCCGATGGGCGTGATCATCGGCGCCGTGATGAAGGCCACGCGTGGCCAGGCCGATGCCAAGGCCGTCACCAAGGTCGTCATGAGCAAGATCAAGGGCTGA
- a CDS encoding GNAT family N-acetyltransferase: MTETNETLSLATDAQLTRDLPHSIVIPPITGEMVHLRPATVEDLLRLDELDAFYGASKITGKDAATERAVVHTWVRRSQAWEAGQAPAESGVGDPESRRTIAWAVLTDADHDDDGMIDAAPTDNVIGMIFLIDIDGWSRSARIQIILGKDYRGRGYSRDAMPRVMTYGFAPEPAGLGMHRIWVSVPETNTRSISVYQSLGFVPSGTSRDALWDVENNKYQDLIVMDTLVDEYDPIRSLDAFGMHLIEDNPGVKEALSAREHSMAIQQRVAEPGAGEQSTAADESETSSEIAEAPAQPQSTSEQATTGTHTRSTDEESNWPYGQADRKSSKEAWWRTLGRGRKRDTEGE; encoded by the coding sequence ATGACTGAAACCAACGAGACGCTGAGCCTGGCTACTGACGCGCAACTTACGCGCGATCTGCCACATAGCATCGTCATTCCACCGATTACCGGTGAAATGGTGCATTTGCGCCCCGCTACCGTTGAAGACCTGCTCCGGTTGGATGAACTCGACGCTTTCTATGGCGCGTCCAAAATCACCGGTAAAGATGCGGCCACCGAACGTGCCGTCGTGCACACATGGGTTCGTCGTTCTCAGGCTTGGGAAGCCGGACAGGCTCCCGCGGAATCAGGCGTGGGCGATCCGGAATCTCGCCGCACCATCGCATGGGCCGTGCTTACCGACGCCGACCATGACGATGACGGCATGATCGATGCCGCTCCCACCGACAACGTTATCGGCATGATTTTCCTCATCGATATCGATGGCTGGTCCCGTTCCGCCCGTATCCAGATCATTCTGGGCAAGGACTACCGCGGCCGTGGCTATTCCCGCGATGCCATGCCGCGTGTGATGACCTACGGCTTTGCCCCGGAGCCGGCCGGCTTGGGCATGCACCGTATCTGGGTGAGCGTTCCGGAAACGAACACTCGCTCGATTTCCGTCTACCAGTCGCTTGGTTTCGTGCCGTCGGGCACATCGCGCGATGCCCTGTGGGATGTGGAAAACAATAAGTATCAGGATCTTATTGTTATGGATACGTTGGTGGATGAATACGATCCGATTCGCTCCCTGGATGCTTTCGGCATGCACTTGATTGAGGACAATCCCGGTGTCAAGGAAGCGCTGTCTGCGCGTGAACACTCCATGGCGATTCAGCAGCGTGTTGCCGAGCCCGGAGCAGGAGAGCAGTCCACGGCTGCCGACGAGTCCGAGACATCGTCTGAAATCGCCGAAGCACCTGCCCAACCGCAGAGCACCAGCGAGCAGGCCACCACGGGAACGCATACTCGTTCCACGGATGAAGAGAGCAATTGGCCATATGGTCAGGCCGACCGCAAATCTTCCAAGGAAGCTTGGTGGCGTACACTGGGTCGCGGACGCAAGCGAGATACGGAAGGTGAATAA
- a CDS encoding DUF2469 domain-containing protein, protein MSAEDLDNYETDAELALYREYRDVIKLFTYVVETERRFYLANKVDFNVRSAGQDVYFDVQLTDAWVWDVYRSSRFVKSVRIVTFKDVNVEEVQKTDIDIPDDIH, encoded by the coding sequence ATGAGCGCCGAGGATCTGGATAATTACGAAACTGACGCCGAACTCGCGTTGTACCGGGAATACCGCGATGTCATCAAGCTGTTCACGTACGTCGTGGAGACCGAGCGCCGTTTCTATCTAGCGAACAAAGTGGATTTCAATGTTCGTTCCGCAGGCCAGGACGTCTACTTCGACGTGCAGCTGACTGATGCATGGGTATGGGATGTGTACCGTTCCAGCCGTTTCGTCAAGTCGGTGCGTATCGTGACGTTCAAGGATGTCAATGTCGAGGAAGTACAGAAAACCGACATCGACATTCCTGACGATATTCATTAA
- a CDS encoding NAD(P)/FAD-dependent oxidoreductase: protein MSEKQSVVIIGGGPAGLTAAWELIKDGGADKYDVTVLEGTRAFGGISRTVKHNGNRMDIGGHRFFSKDERIMDWWKTVLPLQGAPSYDDKKLGREHDMESGGPDPEVEDKVMLKRHRVSRIFWNRHFFDYPISLSPNTLKAMGFKLTMVAGFSYLKSMFHKLPEDNLENFYINRFGRKLYSMFFEGYTEKLWGRHPSQISADWGAQRVKGLSIMGVLKNAFQKLLPKQRSNAEVETSLIEEFWYPKYGPGQLWETVESNCENAGVKVLTDATVVELRQNNGSISSVVYEDSEGNRTELAADQFISSMPVKDLVNAIDAAGSDPESPESKGAPADMTKVANGLPYRDFVTVGLLVKHLKLKNTTNIPTLGNPPIVPDCWIYVQDPGYKVGRLQIFNNWSPYLVKDVNDTVWVGLEYFCEEGDSFWNMSEEDATKFAISELTRMRVINGPDEVLDSHRERVKKAYPAYFDTYEHMDELIEYLDGFGNLYCVGRNGQHRYNNMDHSMATAIEAVGNIKTGKTSKKNVWSVNTDKSYHEEK, encoded by the coding sequence GTGAGCGAAAAGCAATCTGTGGTGATTATCGGTGGTGGTCCTGCCGGTTTGACCGCCGCATGGGAATTGATTAAGGACGGCGGCGCTGATAAATACGATGTGACTGTGCTTGAGGGAACCCGTGCATTCGGCGGTATCTCGCGTACCGTGAAGCACAACGGCAACCGCATGGATATCGGCGGTCACCGCTTCTTCTCAAAGGACGAGCGCATCATGGATTGGTGGAAGACAGTTCTGCCACTGCAGGGCGCGCCTTCCTATGATGACAAGAAGCTCGGCCGTGAGCACGATATGGAGTCGGGCGGCCCCGATCCCGAGGTGGAAGACAAGGTGATGCTAAAGCGTCACCGTGTGTCCCGTATTTTCTGGAACCGTCACTTCTTCGACTACCCGATTTCCCTGAGCCCCAACACGCTGAAGGCTATGGGCTTCAAGCTCACCATGGTGGCCGGCTTCAGCTACCTGAAATCCATGTTCCACAAGCTGCCGGAAGACAATCTGGAGAACTTCTACATCAACCGCTTTGGCCGCAAGCTGTACTCGATGTTCTTCGAGGGCTACACGGAGAAGCTGTGGGGACGTCACCCCTCCCAGATTTCCGCTGACTGGGGTGCCCAGCGCGTCAAGGGTCTGAGCATCATGGGTGTGCTCAAGAACGCCTTCCAGAAGCTACTGCCCAAGCAGCGCTCCAACGCCGAGGTCGAGACCTCGCTTATCGAGGAATTCTGGTACCCGAAGTATGGCCCCGGCCAGCTGTGGGAGACTGTGGAATCCAACTGTGAGAACGCCGGCGTCAAGGTGCTGACCGACGCCACGGTGGTCGAACTGCGTCAGAACAACGGCTCCATCTCCTCGGTGGTGTATGAGGACTCCGAAGGTAACCGCACCGAGCTTGCCGCCGATCAGTTCATCTCGTCGATGCCGGTCAAGGACTTGGTCAACGCCATCGATGCAGCCGGTTCCGATCCGGAAAGCCCCGAATCCAAGGGCGCTCCTGCCGACATGACCAAGGTGGCCAACGGCCTGCCGTACCGCGACTTCGTGACCGTGGGTCTTCTGGTCAAGCATCTGAAGCTCAAGAACACCACGAACATTCCCACCCTCGGCAACCCGCCGATTGTGCCGGACTGCTGGATTTATGTTCAGGATCCGGGCTACAAGGTCGGCCGTCTCCAGATCTTCAACAACTGGAGCCCGTACCTGGTCAAGGACGTGAACGACACCGTGTGGGTTGGTCTGGAGTACTTCTGCGAAGAGGGTGATTCCTTCTGGAACATGAGTGAGGAAGACGCCACCAAGTTCGCCATTTCCGAGCTCACCCGCATGCGCGTGATCAATGGCCCGGATGAGGTCCTCGACTCCCACCGTGAACGCGTGAAGAAGGCCTACCCTGCATACTTCGATACCTACGAGCACATGGACGAGCTCATCGAATACCTCGATGGCTTCGGCAACCTGTACTGCGTGGGGCGTAACGGTCAGCACCGTTACAACAACATGGACCACTCCATGGCCACCGCCATTGAGGCCGTCGGCAACATCAAGACCGGCAAGACGTCCAAGAAGAATGTGTGGTCGGTCAACACCGACAAGTCCTACCACGAAGAAAAGTAA
- the rho gene encoding transcription termination factor Rho, with translation MANSQNLEDMKLPELKELAKQMGLRGTSTMRKPELLATLQAARSGGEPPAGVTVRTPKADKAVTKAAKAEPVVEETVALAEPQLDLSALAEEPKAAEPRRVRRKAADEATEEPRDARHRRDDERTGRKPRKQADEAGDLLASLDLGETTAPERRRNRRDDTEAPLIRRVHDEDQPRRRRRPADSSDETVRDLDDILATLPTQKHDEPSDDGEQSEDREFSRRSRNRDRDRDNRNDRNDRRNRRMRGRDRGENAGEDDRRFDDRENRNDRREEPQEDLVPVAGIVDVLDSYAFVRTSGYLPGPNDVYVSMGQVKKYGLRKGDAVHGSIRAPRENDRRNQRQKFVPLQSIDSINGQSVEDALNRPQFSKLTPLYPQERLKQETAPNKLTGRIMDIVSPIGKGQRGLIVSPPKAGKTITLQNIANAIAANNPEVHLMVVLVDERPEEVTDMERTVQGEVISSTFDRPASDHTTVAELAIERAKRLVELGQDVVVLLDSMTRLARAYNIAAPASGRILSGGVDAQALYPPKKFFGAARNIENGGSLTIISSALVETGSKMDEVIFEEFKGTGNMELRLSRELADKRLFPAIDINASGTRREELITDPQELPIIYRLRRLLGGMEPEQAYQTLVPRLKKTATNRDFLAAIVQQANTGNAVNGN, from the coding sequence GTGGCAAATAGCCAGAATCTTGAGGATATGAAGCTGCCTGAGCTCAAGGAGCTCGCCAAGCAAATGGGTCTGCGAGGCACGTCTACCATGCGCAAGCCCGAACTGCTCGCCACCTTGCAGGCCGCCCGCAGTGGCGGTGAGCCGCCGGCTGGCGTCACTGTGCGCACTCCCAAGGCCGACAAGGCCGTCACCAAGGCAGCCAAGGCTGAGCCGGTCGTCGAAGAGACCGTTGCTCTGGCGGAACCGCAGCTTGATCTATCCGCACTTGCCGAAGAGCCCAAGGCCGCGGAGCCCCGTCGTGTGCGCCGTAAGGCAGCCGATGAGGCCACTGAAGAACCGCGCGATGCCCGTCATCGCCGCGATGATGAACGAACCGGCCGCAAGCCGCGCAAGCAGGCCGATGAGGCCGGCGATCTGCTCGCCTCCCTCGATTTGGGCGAGACAACCGCTCCCGAGCGCCGCCGCAACCGTCGTGATGACACCGAAGCTCCGCTCATTCGCCGTGTGCATGATGAGGATCAGCCGCGTCGCCGTCGCCGTCCTGCGGACAGCAGCGACGAGACCGTGCGCGATTTGGATGACATTCTGGCCACGCTGCCCACGCAGAAGCACGACGAACCTTCCGACGATGGTGAACAGAGCGAAGACCGCGAGTTCAGCCGTCGCAGCCGTAACCGTGACCGAGATCGCGACAACCGCAATGATCGCAATGACCGCCGCAACCGCCGTATGCGTGGTCGTGACCGTGGCGAAAACGCCGGCGAGGACGATCGTCGTTTCGATGATCGCGAGAACCGCAATGACCGCCGCGAGGAGCCGCAGGAAGACCTGGTACCGGTGGCCGGTATCGTCGATGTGCTCGATTCCTATGCGTTCGTGCGTACGTCCGGCTATCTGCCTGGCCCGAACGACGTGTACGTCTCCATGGGCCAGGTCAAGAAGTATGGCCTGCGCAAGGGCGATGCCGTGCACGGTTCCATTCGAGCCCCGCGCGAGAACGATCGCCGCAACCAGCGTCAGAAGTTCGTGCCGCTGCAGTCCATTGACTCGATTAACGGCCAGAGCGTCGAGGACGCACTGAACCGTCCGCAGTTCTCCAAACTCACCCCGCTCTACCCGCAGGAGCGCCTCAAGCAGGAGACCGCGCCGAACAAGCTCACTGGCCGCATCATGGATATCGTTTCCCCGATCGGCAAGGGCCAGCGTGGTCTGATCGTCTCCCCGCCTAAGGCCGGTAAAACCATCACCCTGCAGAACATCGCCAATGCCATTGCCGCCAACAACCCCGAGGTTCACCTGATGGTGGTGCTCGTGGACGAGCGACCTGAAGAGGTCACCGATATGGAGCGCACGGTTCAGGGTGAGGTCATCTCCTCCACTTTCGATCGTCCTGCTTCCGACCACACCACCGTTGCTGAGCTGGCCATCGAGCGCGCCAAGCGTCTTGTGGAGCTCGGCCAGGATGTCGTAGTGCTGCTCGATTCCATGACCCGTCTGGCCCGTGCCTACAACATCGCGGCTCCGGCTTCCGGTCGTATCCTGTCCGGTGGTGTGGATGCCCAGGCGCTCTACCCGCCGAAGAAGTTCTTTGGTGCGGCCCGCAACATCGAAAACGGCGGCTCCCTGACCATCATCTCCTCGGCGCTGGTGGAAACCGGCTCCAAGATGGACGAGGTGATTTTCGAGGAGTTCAAGGGTACCGGCAACATGGAGCTTCGCCTCTCCCGAGAGCTGGCGGACAAGCGCTTGTTCCCGGCCATCGACATCAACGCCTCCGGCACCCGCCGCGAAGAACTCATCACCGACCCGCAGGAGCTGCCGATTATCTATCGTCTGCGCCGACTGCTGGGTGGCATGGAGCCTGAGCAGGCCTACCAGACCCTGGTGCCGCGTCTCAAGAAGACCGCCACGAACCGCGACTTCCTAGCCGCTATCGTGCAGCAGGCCAACACCGGCAACGCGGTCAACGGCAACTGA
- a CDS encoding aminotransferase class IV, translated as MNPAAVNISAFDLSVLRGDGIFEATTVFKGFPISLENHLRRLSDSARLMDLPTPNIAAITRGIEKVMSAYDDPEPAPLLRIIVSRGLDQETGIGKAAAASGNTVPTIFI; from the coding sequence GTGAATCCTGCTGCTGTTAATATCAGTGCCTTTGATTTAAGCGTACTGCGCGGCGATGGTATTTTCGAGGCCACCACCGTGTTCAAGGGCTTCCCGATTTCGTTGGAAAACCACCTGCGCCGATTGTCGGATTCCGCCCGGCTGATGGATTTGCCTACTCCCAATATTGCAGCCATTACGCGCGGTATTGAGAAGGTGATGTCTGCCTATGATGATCCTGAACCGGCACCATTACTGCGTATTATCGTTTCGCGCGGTCTCGATCAGGAAACCGGAATCGGCAAAGCTGCTGCGGCGTCTGGCAACACTGTGCCGACTATTTTCATTTGA